The region TCACCGGGCCTCCCAGGGCCTCCTTCGCCCGCGCCACCGACATGGGCGGGGCGAGCAGGTCCTTGCTGCCCGCGAGCAGCAGGAACGGGATGCGCACGCTCGAGAGCGCCTCGCGGTAGTCGAAGCCGCCGTCGTAGGTGGTGAAGCGGTTGGTCGAAATCCAGCGGGCGAACTGGCGCCCCACGCCGCCGGCGATGTTGGCGGGCACGTTGGCCAGCGCGCGCCGCACCACGTCCGGCTCCATGTTCTCCGCCAGCATCATGTACCGGCTCAACGGCCCGGGCGGCGCGCCGAGCAGCGCGATGCTGGTGACGCGTCCGGTGGGGATGACCTTCAGCCGGAGCAGCGGCTCCACCTTCTGGATGAAGGTGCGCAGCCCGGGCTGCACCGCGAAGGTGAAGGGGCTGCCGAGGATGGCCGCCGCCCGCACCGGCGCTTGCGGATTTCGCGCCAGGTGGGCGTAGAGCATCAACCCACCCTTGGAATGCCCCACCCAGAGCACTTCCTTGGAACCGGTGGAGACCACGGTGCGCAGCGCGGTGCGCACGTCGTGCTCGGCCTGATCATCGAACGTGAAGTCCGAACAGTCGCCCGCGAGCCCCCGGCCGCGCAGCTCCATCACCCAGGTCTCGAAGCCCGAGCGGGCCAGGTAGCGCGCCAGGCTGTACTGCTCGTCGAAGTCCAGGTGGAAGCGGTTGGCGCCCAGCCCATGGCAGAGGATGACGGGCTCGGCGTGACGTCGCTCGCCTCGGGCGTGGTAGCGCCCCAAGGAGATGGCCGCGCCGTCGTCCGTGGGCACCCGATAAAGCTCGTCCGGGCGGAACGTCAGCGTCAGCAGCCCCTCTTTTCCGCGCGTCATCGTCCGCGAGAAGAGGTCCGCCATCCGCCCCAGCCGCGCCGCCTGTCTACGTGTCACACCCCCACTCTACGCCGGTCCAGCGCGTGTTGCCGTGTTCAATCCCGGGCAGTCACCCCTGCCGGCAGGGTGGTTGCAAGGAGATGTAGGCATATTCGTCCGGAGGAAACTGGATGCGGCAAAACAGGGCAATCAAGGAAACGTTGTCATCCTTCATCGCCACCGTTTTTCCCACAGACACCCTCCTGCGTGCCCTGAGGGTGATGGAGCGGCACCAGGTGCAGCTGGTGGGCGTGGTGGGGGAGGGCGGCGGTTTGATGGGGTTGGTGAGCGAGCAGCACATCCTGGCGGCGTGGCGGGGAGATCCGCTGGCCCCGGTGTCGGCGGTCATGGCGAGGGTGGAGACGCCTGCCTCGGAGCGGCGGCGCTTCCGGCTGAGCTTGCCGAAGCTGACCCTGCGGCGTGGGGGCAAGGGGCGCTCGCCCTCCTGACGTGAGGGGCGCGGCGGGCACGGCGTGGCGCTACAGTGGCGCCCCCCGTGCCGGACGACGCCCCCCGCTGGACTGTCTACATGCTGCGCTGCCGTGATGGCTCGCTCTACACCGGCGCCACCAACAACCTGGAGCGCCGGGTGGCCACCCATGGTCGGGGGCGGGGCGCGGCCTACACGCGGGCGCGGCTGCCGGTGACGCTCGTCTGGAGCGAGGCGGCCGAGGACCGGAGCGCGGCCCTGCGGCGGGAGGCCGCCATCAAGCGCCTGTCCCGAGGCGACAAGCTGCTCATGGTGGAGGCGGTCCGTCCGCCCTCCCGGCGCCGCAAGCGCTGAAGCCGGTCCGGCGCCCTCATACCGGAGAGCGGGGATGTCTGTTGCTGGGTGAGCCTTTGCTCACGCATGTGTTTTCATCCCGGAATCCGGGTCTTTTCCGTTCCGGGTGCCGATACACGAAACCCGTCCCACGCGTTACCGTGCAGGCATTCCACACAGCAGGGGGCGGTCATGCTTCGGTCTCGTTCGGGAGTCTTCCTCGCGTTGGTCATCTCCGCCCTGGGCACTGGCTGCGGGATGGTGGTGAACCACTCTCCCGAGGTGCGCGCCGGGCCCATCCCCAGCCCGAAGACGGTGGCGCCGGGCGAGGTGGTGCAGATGCTGTTCGAGGTGCAGGACCCGGACGGGGACGGCATGGAGTACCACTGGACGCAGTCGCCTGCGGAGCCCGCGGGCCGGTTCAGCGACCCGCGCTCGCGCGCGCCCACGTGGACGGCGCCGGAGGTGGATGGGCCCAAGCACTTCCTGCTGCAGGTCAACGTGGTGGACAACGAGGGAGGCGGCGTGCTCGGCACGGCGCCGTCGGTGCTGGTGCGGGTGCCGTAGTCCTCAGGGCGCCGTCTGGGGCGCGGCCGGGGGCGGCGCGCCCAGGTCCTTGGCCTTGCGGTTGGCGCGCAGGACGAAGAGCACGCCCAGCACCAGGAAGACGAGGGCGCCCACGCCGGCGCCGATGGTCTGGTAGTGGATGAGGTCCGTGGTGACGTTGCGAATCACCTCGGGCAGGTTGCACATCGTCTGGGTGGCCAGCGGCGTCTCGTTGTACCAGCCCAGGTAGTTGGGCCCCACCCAGGACGCCACCAGCACGCCCAGCAGCGTTCCCAGCAGGACGAAGTTGAGCAGCGTCTTGGCGGCGTTCATGGGCAAGCACCTCGGCAGGAGGACGGCGGGCCGTGCTTAGTATGTGCACGACGCGCGGGCCAGGGGGGAACGTGTTAAGGGAGGGGCGTGCCGCTGCTCCCGCTCGCCCTCCTGTTCAGTCTCATCGCGGTGGTGTGCGCCGCCTTCCTCCTGGTCCACGCCTTCCGTCGCAGCGTGGGCACGGGGGTGATGGTGCTGCTCATCCCCTGCTACGTGTTCTTCTACGCGTTCAGCCAGTTCGAGCACCGCCACAAGGGCTTCATCGTCGCGGGGTTCGTGTCGTGCGCGGCGCTGGCGGCGGTGTTCCTGGGGCTGGGGGCGCACGCGCTCGCGCCGCCGCCCATGCGCTTTCCGCCGCCGGGCTTCTGACGCTCCGTCGTGGCGCTCTGCGGCCTTCATCCGGAAGCGCCCGCGGTGGCCACCTGCGCGCGCTGCGGCACCTTCCTGTGCGCCGAGTGCGTGGAGCTGGTGCCGGAGGGCTCGGTGTGCGAGCCGTGCCGGGCGCGGCTGCGCATGGAGGGGCCCGCGTCGCGCGTCGCCTGGGGCGCGCTGGCGTTGGGCGTGGCGGGGCTGGTGTTCCTGCCGTGCTCGCTGGGGATTCCGCTGCCGACGCTGGTGGCGGGCTCGGGCGCCCTGGTGCTGGGCCTGCGTGAGACCGCGCGCATCCGTCGGGCCCAGAGCCCCGTCCGCGGGAAGTGGCCCGCGCGGCTCGGGTGGGTGCTGGGAGGGCTGACGCTCCTGCTGGTGCTCGTCTGGGTGGCGATGTTCCTGTTCCTCACCATCAACAGGTGAGGCCGGACGTCAGACGCCCCGCTCGTTCGGGTCCCACATGTACTTGTGCATCTGGAGCTGGAAGCGGACGGAGAGCCGGTCCTCGATGGTCCACTCCGCGAGCTCGCGCGGGTGCAGCTTGCCGAACACGGTGGAGAACAGCACCGAGAAGGGCTTCTCGGTGAGGCGGTGCTCGGTGATGAGCGCCTTGGACCACTCGTAGTCCTCGCGCGAGCCGATGACGAACTTCACCTCGTCGTTGGCGTTCATCGACGTGAAGTTGCGCAAGTCGTTGCGCGCGCACTCGCCCGAGGACGGCGTCTTCATGTCGACGATTTTGTGCACCGCCGGCGGCACCAGGCGCACGTCGATGGCGCCGCTGGTCTCCAGCAGCACGATGAGCCCCGCGTCGAGCATCGACTGCATCAGCGGATAGACGCCGGGCTGCAGGAGCGGCTCTCCGCCCGTCACCTCCACGCGCGGCGTGCGCAGGGCCTTCACCTGCTCCACCACGTCCGCGTTCTTCATGCGCGTGCCGCCGTGGAAGGCGAACTCGCTGTCGCAGTACGTGCAGCGCAGGTGGCAGCCGGTGAGGCGGACGAAGGCGCACAGCAGGCCCGCGTGCGAGGACTCGCCCTGGAGGGAGAGGTAGATCTCCTTCACCACCACGGAGTCGGCGGCGGGGACCAGACGGGGCTCGATGTGCGGACGCGCGGCGGGCATGGCTTCTTCGTGAGACTGGGAGGAGCGGCGCTTCAACCCCAGTCAGCCCACGAGGTCAAGCCGCTCCCCAATCCGGAGCCAACGCCCCGGCCGCGCCGCCGGATTCCCCGCCCGCCCAGGAGGGAGCCTGGAGGCGGGAACCCCGAGCAATCTGGAGCACTTGCGGCTGTCCGGACGCTCGGGCGCGCCGAGCCTTCAAGTCCCGGCGGTGCCCCGACGGGGCGGGGCGACCTCCGGCTCCGTCTGGGGGGCGGCGGCCGCGCGGTGGTGATGCACGGGGCAGCCCTGGGGGAAGGTGCCGAGCTTCTCGACGTCGTAGCCCTGGGGGTAGGTGCGCAGGTTGGCGCCCTCGCGCCCGAACTGCGGCGTCTTCCGAGGCGGCAGCGCGTAGCGCACGAACCGGCCGCGCAGCCAGAGCGCGGAGCGGAACACCTTCCGGCTGAGAGCGGAGGGGCGCGGGTAATGGAAGGCGTCCAGGAGCCCGTCCTCCATGAGCGTGCGCGCGAACAGCGTGACGAGCGACTTGGGCGCGAGGTTCGACGGAGGGAAGGTGGTGAGCAGCTCCAGCGTGGCGTCGGCGACGGCGCGGCTGCGTTCGTCGTAGGCGAAGTGCTTCGCCTCGTAGTCATCCATGAACGTGGTGAAGTCGTCGTACGTCTCCGGGATGTCCCGGATGCCCATGTGGCGCCCCATGGCGCGGTAGTAGTGGGTCCACGCCGTCACCTCGTGGGGCGTCAGGGCCCTCCAGCCGAACTCCGCGAGCCAGCGCACCGGCGTGACGACGAAGGTGCACAGCACGTAGCGCATGTCGTCGTTGGAGATGTCATAGGCGCCGTGCATCTGGTTCATCCGGCGCAGGGCCGTGCGTCCCGCGGGGCTGGCCATGCCGTGCTCGAGGATGGCGTCGAGCACGAGCACCGTGTCGTCGTAGCGCTTCTGGGTGCGCGCGGTGAACTCACCGGTGTCGTGCAGCAGCACGCCGATGCTCGGCACCGCGTAGGTGCGGAACAGCGCGAAGCTGAGCGCCTGGGTGATGTCCCAGGGGAACTCCTGGGTGGCGAGGATGCGGACGATGTCCTCGTACTGCGTCACCGCATCCAGGCGGTCGGTTCGGTCGCGCAGCGCGAAGCGCTTCATCCGGGTCCCTCCTGCGAGAGCTGGCCGGGCACTGTACCGAAGGCCCGGGGCGCCCGCTTGTTGGCACTTGCAGGCCTAACGGCCGCTGGGGGGGCTGCCCTTCACGCGCTCGACGAAGGCGTCGATGAGGTGCCGGGCGATGCTCAGGCGCGGCGGGACGCGGGGCATCTGGTCGGGGTGGAACCAGTGGGCTTCCGCGATTTCCTTGCCGTCGACCTGGATGTCGCCGCCCGCGTACTCGGCGGTGAAGCCCACCATCAGCGAGCGTCCGAAGGGCCAGGGCTGCGAGCCGAAGTAGCGGATGTTCTTCACGTCGACGCCGACCTCCTCCTTCACCTCGCGCGCGACGCACTCCTCCAGCGACTCCCCGGCGTCCACGAAGCCCGCGAGCGTGCTGAACATGGGCTCCGGCAGGGTGGAGTTGCGCGCGAGCAGCATCGTGTCGCCCCGGGTGACGAGGACAATCATCGCGGGGGAGATGCGTGGATAGAACGGAGTGTTGTCCACCGGGCACCTGCGGGCGCGCTCTCCGGCGACGAGCTGCGTGGGCTGGCCGCAGCGTCCGCAGAAGCGGTGCTGCACGTCCCACTCGGAGATGGCGAGCGCGCGTCCCGCGATGGCGAAGCGCACCTCGTCCAGTCGCTTGTAGAGCGCGCGGGCGGGCACCAGGGTGGTGCCCTCGGGTGGCGCGAAGTCCCGGGCGAGCGGCGCGGTGTAGCAGTCCACGCCGTCCAGCGTGCCCAGGTAGTGCGCCGTCGGGGCGACGTCGGGGAACGCCGCGCCGGTGGGCAGGACGATGGCGCCATCGCGCTCGGAGATGAGCAGCTCCATGCCGCGCGCGAGGAAGAGCAGCGCGTTGTCGCGAGGACGCTCGGGCGGTTCGTGACTGGGGAGGAAGATGGGGGTGGGGCTCACGCAGGGCAGCTTAATGGGCCGGGCCCACGCACGCAGGACTCGTTCCTCGCTGGGTGCAAGGTGCCCCGGGCGGCCTCAAGGACTCGGGGTCCCCCGGCGCGAGGCGAGCCAGCCATCCACGGTGAGGCGGGCATCCGCCGCGCGTGCCAGCAGGACGTAGTAGGCGAGGGCGTAGCTCAGGTGCAGGCCCACGGTGCTCCACTGCTGTCGCAGGGATTCGCCGAAGGTGAGCGTGGACATGAGCAGGGCCCCCAGGGTGAGCACGTGGCGCAGCCGCAGGCCCAGGAGGATGCCCACGCCCACCGCCAGCTCGACGAAGGGCAGGCCGAGCGCGTAGGCCCGCACGCTCCATTCGGGCAGGGGCGAGTCCGCGAAGTTCTTCACGATGGCGTCCGCGAACGCGCCGGGGGCGCTCACCCGCGTCAGGCCGTGCAGGCCGATGTTGATGCCGAGGATGAGCCGGAGCACGCCGTGGGCGAGCTGGCGGTCCTCCCAGCGCGCGGGGCTTCGGGTCGGGGCCACTTCGGGATGGGGAGACGTCACGTCGGTCCTCCTGCTCGTGGACACGAGCTGGGTTGGGGCGTGACGGAGCGTGCCCTCGATGTCGGGTCGGTGTCGCTCCGGTCACGAGTCCCTGAATGCGCCGGGAGGACGGTCTTGAACAGCCGTCAGGGATGCACGACATTCGTGCGCGAGGAGCACGAATCCATGGCGGGCAGGGACCGGTTCGAGTCGCTGAGGACGTTCGTGGAGGTGGCCCGCGCGGGGAGCCTCGCGGGCGCGGCGCGGGTGTTGAGGAGGGCGCCGTCGGCGGTGAGTCGCGAGCTGGGTGCGCTGGAGGCGCGGTTGGGCGCGGAGCTGGTGCAGCGCACGACGCGGCGGCTCCAGCTCACGGCGGCGGGCGAGCGCTACCTGACGCACGCGCGAGGCATCCTGGAGGCGCTCGACGAGGCGGAGCGGGACCTGACGGAGCAGGGCGTTCCGCGCGGGGTGCTGCGCGTCTCCGCGCCCATCGTCTTCGGCCAGTGGGTGCTGGTGCCGTGGGTGGAGGCCTTCCTGCGCGCGCATCCCGAGGTCAGCGTGGAGCTGATTCTCGAGGACGAGCTGGTGGACCTGGTGCAGGGCGGCGTGGACGTGGCGCTGCGAATCGTCACGCGCCTGGAGCCGAGCGCCCTCGTGGTGCGCCGCGTGGCCGTGCAGCCCTATGTCCTGTGCGCGAGCCCCGGTTATCTGCGCGAGCATGGGACGCCCCGGCGCGTGCGGGAGCTGGCGGAGCACCAGGTGCTGGTGCCGCTGCGTGGACCGGCGGCCCGTCCGCTGGAGCTGCTCCACGCCGGGCGCACGCAGGAGGTCCGCCTGACGAAGAGCCGCTTTCGCAGCAACAACCTGCCCGCGCTGCACGGGGCAGCGCTGCGCGGGTTGGGGATTGCGTCGCTGCCGGAGTACGTTGCCGCACCGGAGCTGGCGTCCGGCGCGCTGGTGCGCGTGCTGGCGCCGTGGCGGCCGACGCCTCGCTACATCTCCGCGCTGTACCTGCGCCGGGCGGCCATGCCCGCGCACGTGCGAGCCTTCCTGGACTTCGTCACGGAGCGCGCGGCGAAGCACTTCCCGCCGGACTTGGACTAGGAGCCCTGCTCGATGAGCTCGACGCGGTAGCCGTCCGGGTCTTCGACGAAGGCGATGACGGTGGTGCCGTGCTTCATCGGCCCCGGCTCGCGGACGACCTTGCCGCCGGCCTCGCGGATGGCGTCGCACGTCGCGCGGATGTCCTTCACGCCCAGGGCCACGTGGCCGTAGGCCGTGCCCAGCTCGTACTTCTCCACGCCCCAGTTGTGGGTGAGCTCCAGGGCGGGGTGCGTGTCCTCGGGGCCGAAGCCCACGAAGGCCAGGGTGAACTTCCCGTCGGGATAATCGCGGCGACGCAGCAGCGTCATGCCGATGATCCGGGTGTAGAAGTCGAGCGACTTCTCCAGGTTCCCCACGCGCAACATGGTGTGCAGGATTCGCATGCCGCGCTTCATAACGCCCCGGGCGCCGCGCGTCTCGCGCGGGCTGTCGGCACTCGGACTATGGGTTCACGGAGGACTCGTTGGCCCGGACCTTCCGTGGAACGGCGAACCGCCCCACGGCCACCCGTCCGTCGGAGACCGGCCGTCCAGACGCCTCGAGCAGGGGCACGCGCGACTGGTCGCCGCCCGCGTGCCACAGCCCCACGAGCACCGTCCATTCACCCGGAGGCCAGCCGCGCGTGGACACGGAGAACGCGTCGCGCAGCAGCGTGTCCCGGGGCGCGTCCGTGAAGAACCAGGTGCCCCCCACCACGTCGTGGTCCGCGCCGAGTCGACGACCGTCCGCGGCGACGATGTGCACGAAGATGCCCACCGAGCGCGGCACCGGCCCCGTCACGCGCCAGTTCAGCACCATCGACGCGATGCCCTCCGCGTCGGGCTCCTCGGGAATCTCCGCGGCCACCAGCTCGACGGGCACGCCGAAGCGCGCGTTGATGGGCGTGGCCTTCGCGGGCAGCTGCGCCACCGTCAGCGGAGAGCCGTCCTGGTTGCGCGGGTCCGGCTTCGCCACGGGCTCGCTCCATGCGCTGGCCACGAGGCCCCACGCGGCGAGCGGCACCAGGGCGACGCCCACCGTCACGGGCCAGGACAGCCGCTGTCCCCGACGCTCGCGCCACAGGAGGACGCCGAGCCCCACCCACGCGAGCACGGACACCATGGAGCCGCCGAGCCCCGAGCGCGGCAGGAAGCTCAGCACCACCTGGTGGTGGCCCTGGGGCACGCGCACGCCCAGCAGCCCGTCACGCGAGACGACCTCGCCCTGTGAGGACTTCCAGCCGGGGTGCCAGTTCTGGTTGACCAGGAGCACGGTGGGCCGCGTGGCGTCCACGTCCACGGTGACGCGGTTGGGGGTCCACTCCACGCGGCGCGCCGAGCCGGAGCCGGGCTCCTCCAGGTACTCCTCCTGGTTCAGGTCGCCGCGCAGCTTCGAGGACATGGGCACGGGCCACGCTTCGCCGCAGGCGATGGAGCCTCGGTTGAGCGCGAGCAGGTGCCCCTGCGTCCAGCGGTTGCCGCGTGCCTGCGCGAAGGGCTGCGCCTTCTCGACGGGCATCGGAATCATCTGCGCCCAGTGCGAGAGGTTGTCGAAGGCGCGCACTTGCAGGCCCCAGCTCGCCAGGGCCACCGCGCACGCGGCCGCCGCGGCCCAGGTCCACCGCGCGGGCGAGCGCCACGTGCGCGCCAGCAGGACGGTGAGGCCCAGCGCGGCCAGCTCCGCGAGGAAGAAGCAGGTGGGGACGAGGAAGCGCTCGGGGTAGCGGAACGTCTCGAAGATGGGCAGCGTGCGCAGGCCCGCGAACAGGGACGGTGACGCGGCGTAGCCCGCGGCCATCCACGCGCAGAGGCTGGCGACGATGGCGGGGTAGAGCGCGCGACGCCACGCGAAGGCGAGGGCCGGCAGCGCGAGCACGAGCGCGGCGGGGGCGAAGTAGAAGTTGCCTGTGTCGCTGTAGCCGGAGCGAGCCGGGAGCTCGAGCAGCATCTTCACGAGCGGCGCGAAGTCGTTGCCCGGTGTGCCCGCCATGACGCGCGGTGAGGAGCGCATCGTCTCGAGGATGGGCCACAGGCGGAAGGCGCAGGCGGCCAGCGTGAAGCACGCGGTGGCGCCCAGGGACCACAGGGCCTGGATGCGGCGGGGCGTGCCGCGCAGGGCGTAGAGCGAGCGGCCCGTCTCGAGGGCGACGAAGAGGGCGCCCATGGGCACGGGGTAGGTGCCGCCGAAGGCGAGCAGCAGGGAGAAGACGGCGGCGACGAGCGCGGCGCCGGACAGCTTGCCCTCGACGGCGCGGCGGGTGCCGACGAGCAGCCACGGCAGCAGGAGGAAGCCGGCGAAGTTGAGCCAGCCGATGGACCATGAGAGCGCGGTGAAGCCCATCAACCCGAAGAGGGGCGCGGCGCCGAGCGCGCCGGTCGCGGAGCCCACGCGTCGTCGGGCGTAGTGGAAGAAGCCCTCCATGCCGAGCACGAGGAAGGCCCACAGCAGCACGGGCTCCGCGCGGCGCGGACC is a window of Myxococcus guangdongensis DNA encoding:
- a CDS encoding DoxX family membrane protein, producing MTSPHPEVAPTRSPARWEDRQLAHGVLRLILGINIGLHGLTRVSAPGAFADAIVKNFADSPLPEWSVRAYALGLPFVELAVGVGILLGLRLRHVLTLGALLMSTLTFGESLRQQWSTVGLHLSYALAYYVLLARAADARLTVDGWLASRRGTPSP
- the gloA gene encoding lactoylglutathione lyase; the protein is MRILHTMLRVGNLEKSLDFYTRIIGMTLLRRRDYPDGKFTLAFVGFGPEDTHPALELTHNWGVEKYELGTAYGHVALGVKDIRATCDAIREAGGKVVREPGPMKHGTTVIAFVEDPDGYRVELIEQGS
- a CDS encoding radical SAM protein, yielding MPAARPHIEPRLVPAADSVVVKEIYLSLQGESSHAGLLCAFVRLTGCHLRCTYCDSEFAFHGGTRMKNADVVEQVKALRTPRVEVTGGEPLLQPGVYPLMQSMLDAGLIVLLETSGAIDVRLVPPAVHKIVDMKTPSSGECARNDLRNFTSMNANDEVKFVIGSREDYEWSKALITEHRLTEKPFSVLFSTVFGKLHPRELAEWTIEDRLSVRFQLQMHKYMWDPNERGV
- a CDS encoding CBS domain-containing protein, whose protein sequence is MSSFIATVFPTDTLLRALRVMERHQVQLVGVVGEGGGLMGLVSEQHILAAWRGDPLAPVSAVMARVETPASERRRFRLSLPKLTLRRGGKGRSPS
- a CDS encoding glycosyltransferase family protein; the protein is MTTSSHGLLRAVHRAASLTSVRLTLFGVIALIACWRPLSVAGGLNDFRDSHLLDSYEDAGTRSVTHYGQLPLWNPWSCGGQYALGSPQTRVFAPTVLVSSLIGPRRAEPVLLWAFLVLGMEGFFHYARRRVGSATGALGAAPLFGLMGFTALSWSIGWLNFAGFLLLPWLLVGTRRAVEGKLSGAALVAAVFSLLLAFGGTYPVPMGALFVALETGRSLYALRGTPRRIQALWSLGATACFTLAACAFRLWPILETMRSSPRVMAGTPGNDFAPLVKMLLELPARSGYSDTGNFYFAPAALVLALPALAFAWRRALYPAIVASLCAWMAAGYAASPSLFAGLRTLPIFETFRYPERFLVPTCFFLAELAALGLTVLLARTWRSPARWTWAAAAACAVALASWGLQVRAFDNLSHWAQMIPMPVEKAQPFAQARGNRWTQGHLLALNRGSIACGEAWPVPMSSKLRGDLNQEEYLEEPGSGSARRVEWTPNRVTVDVDATRPTVLLVNQNWHPGWKSSQGEVVSRDGLLGVRVPQGHHQVVLSFLPRSGLGGSMVSVLAWVGLGVLLWRERRGQRLSWPVTVGVALVPLAAWGLVASAWSEPVAKPDPRNQDGSPLTVAQLPAKATPINARFGVPVELVAAEIPEEPDAEGIASMVLNWRVTGPVPRSVGIFVHIVAADGRRLGADHDVVGGTWFFTDAPRDTLLRDAFSVSTRGWPPGEWTVLVGLWHAGGDQSRVPLLEASGRPVSDGRVAVGRFAVPRKVRANESSVNP
- a CDS encoding LysR family transcriptional regulator; protein product: MAGRDRFESLRTFVEVARAGSLAGAARVLRRAPSAVSRELGALEARLGAELVQRTTRRLQLTAAGERYLTHARGILEALDEAERDLTEQGVPRGVLRVSAPIVFGQWVLVPWVEAFLRAHPEVSVELILEDELVDLVQGGVDVALRIVTRLEPSALVVRRVAVQPYVLCASPGYLREHGTPRRVRELAEHQVLVPLRGPAARPLELLHAGRTQEVRLTKSRFRSNNLPALHGAALRGLGIASLPEYVAAPELASGALVRVLAPWRPTPRYISALYLRRAAMPAHVRAFLDFVTERAAKHFPPDLD
- a CDS encoding alpha/beta fold hydrolase, which codes for MADLFSRTMTRGKEGLLTLTFRPDELYRVPTDDGAAISLGRYHARGERRHAEPVILCHGLGANRFHLDFDEQYSLARYLARSGFETWVMELRGRGLAGDCSDFTFDDQAEHDVRTALRTVVSTGSKEVLWVGHSKGGLMLYAHLARNPQAPVRAAAILGSPFTFAVQPGLRTFIQKVEPLLRLKVIPTGRVTSIALLGAPPGPLSRYMMLAENMEPDVVRRALANVPANIAGGVGRQFARWISTNRFTTYDGGFDYREALSSVRIPFLLLAGSKDLLAPPMSVARAKEALGGPVKFLVAGRGHGFGADYGHADLVLGRRAPDEIFPLVEAFLSAHATRP
- a CDS encoding GIY-YIG nuclease family protein, which encodes MLRCRDGSLYTGATNNLERRVATHGRGRGAAYTRARLPVTLVWSEAAEDRSAALRREAAIKRLSRGDKLLMVEAVRPPSRRRKR
- a CDS encoding oxygenase MpaB family protein; protein product: MKRFALRDRTDRLDAVTQYEDIVRILATQEFPWDITQALSFALFRTYAVPSIGVLLHDTGEFTARTQKRYDDTVLVLDAILEHGMASPAGRTALRRMNQMHGAYDISNDDMRYVLCTFVVTPVRWLAEFGWRALTPHEVTAWTHYYRAMGRHMGIRDIPETYDDFTTFMDDYEAKHFAYDERSRAVADATLELLTTFPPSNLAPKSLVTLFARTLMEDGLLDAFHYPRPSALSRKVFRSALWLRGRFVRYALPPRKTPQFGREGANLRTYPQGYDVEKLGTFPQGCPVHHHRAAAAPQTEPEVAPPRRGTAGT
- the nudC gene encoding NAD(+) diphosphatase → MSPTPIFLPSHEPPERPRDNALLFLARGMELLISERDGAIVLPTGAAFPDVAPTAHYLGTLDGVDCYTAPLARDFAPPEGTTLVPARALYKRLDEVRFAIAGRALAISEWDVQHRFCGRCGQPTQLVAGERARRCPVDNTPFYPRISPAMIVLVTRGDTMLLARNSTLPEPMFSTLAGFVDAGESLEECVAREVKEEVGVDVKNIRYFGSQPWPFGRSLMVGFTAEYAGGDIQVDGKEIAEAHWFHPDQMPRVPPRLSIARHLIDAFVERVKGSPPSGR